A DNA window from bacterium contains the following coding sequences:
- a CDS encoding putative molybdenum carrier protein: protein MKNLEKVISGGQTGVDRAGLDAALAAGLPIGGWCPAGRLAEDGPIDAAYPLIETPSAEYHVRTEWNARNADATLIVAPGRLAGGSAYTERMAVKHGRPVAVVRPREKDIAVARAFIEKYGVRVLNVAGPRESTEPGIYAEARAFLERVFKNEDRGLRIED, encoded by the coding sequence ATGAAAAATCTCGAAAAAGTGATATCCGGCGGACAAACCGGCGTCGATCGGGCCGGCCTCGACGCCGCGCTCGCGGCGGGTTTGCCGATCGGCGGATGGTGCCCGGCCGGGCGGCTCGCGGAAGACGGGCCAATCGACGCCGCGTATCCACTCATCGAAACGCCGAGCGCGGAATATCACGTGCGTACGGAGTGGAACGCGCGCAACGCGGACGCGACGCTCATCGTGGCGCCCGGCCGACTCGCCGGCGGGAGTGCCTACACCGAACGCATGGCCGTCAAGCACGGGCGGCCCGTAGCGGTGGTGCGCCCACGAGAAAAAGACATCGCGGTGGCGCGCGCGTTCATCGAGAAATACGGCGTGCGCGTGCTGAACGTCGCCGGCCCGCGCGAATCGACCGAACCGGGGATCTATGCGGAGGCGCGGGCGTTTCTGGAAAGGGTGTTCAAAAACGAGGATCGAGGATTGAGGATTGAGGATTGA